In the genome of Clostridiales bacterium, the window CGTGGACTTTCTTAAAGTCTACGAGTACCTATTGATGAATATCAAAAAAGGAGGGAAGAAAAGTGCCAAGAAAAGGACATGTACCAAAGAGAGAAGTTTTACCAGATTCAGTTTACCAAAGTGAGGTAGTTACAAAACTAATCAATAATATAATGTTAGATGGTAAAAAAGGTATAGCTCAAACAATCTGTTATGAGGCTTTTGATATAGTAAAAGAGAAAACAGGAAGAGATCCTATGGAGGTTTTTGAAGAGGCGTTAAATAACATAATGCCTGTGCTAGAGGTTAAGGCTAGAAGAGTAGGAGGAGCTACATATCAAGTTCCTATAGAAGTGAAAGCAGATAGAAGACAGACATTGGGCTTAAGATGGTTGGTTTTATTTGCTCGTAAGAGGAATGAAAGAACTATGAAAGAAAAATTAGCATCAGAGATAATTGATGCAATAAACAATATGGGAGGAGCCTTTAAAAAGAAGGAAGATACTCATAAAATGGCAGAAGCTAATAAGGCGTTTGCTCAGTATAAGTGGTAATGTTTATAAAATGATAATCGAAAGGATGGTGAGTTATGGCTACTGATAGAGAGTTTAGCTTGGAGAATACTAGAAATATAGGTATAATGGCTCATATTGATGCGGGAAAGACTACAACAACTGAGCGTATACTATTTTATACAGGAAGAGTACACAAGATAGGAGAAGTTCACGAAGGTGCAGCAACAATGGACTGGATGGTTCAGGAACAGGAAAGAGGAATAACAATTACTTCAGCTGCAACAACTGCACAGTGGAAAGGAAGAAGGATTAATATTATAGATACTCCAGGACACGTTGATTTTACAGTTGAGGTTGAGAGATCTTTGCGTGTGTTAGATGGTTCTGTAACAGTATTCTGTGCTAAGGGTGGAGTTGAACCACAATCAGAGACTGTATGGAGACAAGCGGATAAGTATCATGTTCCAAGGCTTGCATATGTAAATAAAATGGACATAATGGGAGCTGATTTCTATAATTGTGTTTCCATGATGAAAGAGAGACTTGGAGCGAATGCGGTGCCTATTCAGTTGCCTATAGGAAGTGAAGATAATTTCCTAGGAGTGATAGATCTTGTACAGATGAAGGCTTTGTATTTCAAAGATGATTTGGGTAAAGTTATAGAAGAAGGACCTATTCCAGATGATATGAAGGACAAAGTGGAAGAGTATAGGACATTGTTGGTAGAGACAGTTGCAGAGCAAGATGAAGACTACATGATGAAGTATCTTGAAGGTGAAGATTTAACAGAGGAAGAGATTCATAATGGAATAAGAAAAGCGACAATTGCAGTTAAGATGATTCCAGTTACATGTGGTTCTTCTTACAAGAATAAGGGTGTTCAGCAATTATTAGATGCGATTGTAGAATATTTGCCATCACCATTAGATATACCAGCTATAAAGGGTGTATTACCAGATACAGAGGAAGAAATTGAAAGACCAGCAGATGATGAAGGTCCATTCTCAGCGTTGGCATTTAAGATAATGACAGACCCATATGTAGGAAAGTTATGCTTCTTTAGAGTATATTCAGGTACTTTGGAATCAGGATCTTATGTGTTAAATTCTACAAAGAATAAACGTGAAAGAATAGGAAGAATTCTTCAGATGCATGCTAATGACAGAAAAGAAATTAGCAAGGTTTATTCAGGAGACATAGCTGCAGCTGTAGGACTTAAAGATACAACAACTGGAGATACTTTGTGTGAAGAGTCAGCTCCTGTTATATTGGAGTCAATGGTATTCCCAGAGCCAGTTATTTCTGTAGCAATTGAGCCAAAGAGTAAGGCTGGTCAAGACAAGATGGGTATAGCATTGCAAAAGTTAGCGGAAGAGGATCCTACATTTAGGACTTATACAAATAAAGAAACTGGGCAAACAATAATATCTGGAATGGGAGAATTGCATTTGGATATAATTGTAGACCGTTTGTTAAGAGAGTTTAAAGTAGAAGCTAATGTTGGAAATCCACAAGTTGCTTACAAGGAAACAATAAGAAAACCTGTTAGAGCTGAGGGTAAATTTGTAAGACAGTCGGGAGGACGTGGACAATACGGACACTGCTGGTTGGAAATTGAGCCTAAGGAACCAGGATCAGGATATGAGTTTGAGAACAAGATTGTTGGAGGAGCTATTCCAAAAGAGTATATAGGATCAGTTGATGCTGGGATACAAGAGGCAATGAATAGCGGTGTATTGGCAGGGTATCCTGTAGTGGATGTGAAGGTTACATTAGTAGATGGGTCATATCACGAAGTGGATTCATCAGAAATGGCGTTTAAGATTGCCGCTTCTATGGGATTTAGAGATGGCTGCAGAAAAGCAGATCCAGTATTATTAGAGCCTATAATGAAGGTTGAGATAACAGTTCCAGAAGAGTATATGGGAGACGTAATAGGAGATATAAATTCCAGACGTGGAAGAATTGAAGGAATGGATGCTAGAGCTGGTGCTCAGGTTATAAGAACATTTGTTCCATTGGCTGAGATGTTTGGATATGCTACTACATTGAGATCCAGGACTCAAGGAAGAGGAGTGTTCTCTATGGAAATAAGTCATTTTGAGGAAGTTCCAAAGAGCAAACAAGAAGAGATTATAAGTGGAAAAGCAGCAAGGTAGATTGTTTAGTCACTAATAGCGAGATCATATTAAAAATGTTCTTGCATATTATAAAAAAAATAAAAAAGAGTAATTAGAGAGGAGAATTAATAATGGCAAAAGCTAAGTTTGAGAGAAACAAACCACACGTTAACATTGGAACAATTGGTCACGTTGACCATGGTAAAACATCATTGACAGCAGCAATAACAAAAGTATTAGGATTTTTGGGAAGAGCAGAATATAAGGCATATGATCAAATAGATGCAGCTCCAGAGGAGAGAGAAAGAGGAATAACAATTTCAACAGCACACGTTGAGTATGAAACTGAGAATAGACACTATGCACACGTGGACTGCCCAGGACACGCTGACTACGTAAAGAATATGATAACAGGTGCTGCACAAATGGATGGAGCTATATTGGTTGTATCAGCAGCAGACGGCCCTATGCCACAAACAAGAGAGCATATCTTGTTGGCTCACCAGGTTGGAGTTCCTTACATAGTTGTATTTTTAAATAAATGCGACCAAGTAGACGACGAAGAGTTGATAGAGTTAGTAGAGATGGAAGTAAGAGATTTGTTAACATCATATGATTTTGATGGAGACAATACTCCAATAATAAGAGGATCAGCATTAAAAGCATTGGAGTCAACATCAACAGATATAAATGCACCAGAGTATGCACCAATCGTTGAGTTAATGAAGAAAGTTGACGAATATATTCCAATTCCTCAAAGACCAACAGATCAACCATTTGCAATGCCAGTAGAGGATGTTTTCTCAATCACAGGTCGTGGAACAGTTGCAACAGGTAGAGTTGAAAGAGGAAGAATAAAAGTTGGAGAAGAAGTTGAAATCGTAGGACTTGCAGAAGAATCAAGAAAGACAGTAGTAACAGGACTTGAGATGTTTAGAAAAGTTCTTGAGTTTGCAGATGCAGGAGAGAACGTAGGAGCATTGTTAAGAGGAATTCAAAGAAATGAAATTGAAAGAGGACAGGTTTTAGCAAAACCAGGTTCAATCAATCCTCATACACAATTTAAAGCTCAAGTTTACGTGTTGACTAAAGACGAAGGTGGAAGACATAAACCATTCTTCAATAGTTACAGACCACAATTCTATTTCAGAACTACCGACGTTACAGGAATAGTTGATCTACCAGAGGGAACAGAAATGTGTATGCCTGGAGATAACGTAGAGATGACTGTTACATTGATAACACCAGTTGCGATGGAAGAAGGATTAAGATTTGCGATTCGTGAAGGTGGAAGAACTGTAGGATCAGGAGTTATATCAAAGATAATTAAGTAATAAGCTAGAAGAGACAAGGATTACCGAGTTTTGGGTAATCCTTATTTTTTTTTATAGAATCATTTTAATTTGGAATGAATTGTCCCTAAAATATAGTATTGACAATTTTGGGATAATGTAATAGACTTAAGATCAGTTTAAGAGATTTTTTGCATAAACTATCAAGAAAGCAAGTAAATGTATATAATTGTACATGTATAGAGGACCTAAAAATGAAGGCAATATCACAAGATTTGAACTTTGAAAAATCAATATGTGATAATGGATGGGGAATGTTTATGACATTTCTAAAATACAAATTAGAAGAGATGGGCAAAAGAAGGTTTATAGTTTTTTAAAAAAGCTCACAAACTTGTTCGGAATAAAAATGAAGAAGTAAAGAATTGCGGGGTTAGCTTGTATTACCTTCGCACATTGGTGATATCGAAGAGAGTGGGGGAAACCGACTGTTTATACGTTGTTAAAAAAAGGAAGTCTTTGTCTTCACGACGAGAATTTTATGGCAAAAATTTGAGATGTAGGTAGGGAAGGATGTCACTTAGAAGTATTTTCTCTTAAAGGAAGGAAGATATGTATGAAGAAAAAGGTTTTAAAGAGTTTTTTTTGTTGTGTATGTTTAGTTTTGATTTTTGCAAAGATGGGTTATTGTTATAGCATGAATGGAGATGATTCCAAACAAGATAGTTTTAATAAAACTAAAGTGGCGTTGGAGGATGAGGCATTACTTAATCGTGCTTGCGAGATGGGTGATTTAGATGAAGTAAAAAAAATGATAAATAAAGGTTTGGATATTAATACTAGAGATAAGGATGGTAATGCTCCTATACATTATGCCTGTAAGTTTGGGCATTTAGATGTAGTCAAATATCTTTTAGATAAAGGTTCAGACATTGAATCAAAAGGGCAAGGCGATTATACACCTTTATATGTAGCTTCATATAATAATAAAGTTGAGGTTGCTAAATATCTTTTAGAAAATGGAGCTAACGTTAATGCCTGTGATATGTATCACAATTCGATACTTAGCAATACTACTTCAAATGCTGAAATTGTAGAATTGTTGTTGGAATATGGTGCAGATATTGAATCTTATGATTCTATTGGATTTAAACCTTTGCATAATGCTTGCTTACTTGGAAGTGTTGATTCGGTAAAGTTATTATTAGAACATGGTGCTAATGTTGAGGATAAAACTCTTAATAACCAGGAGAGTATACATCTTATTCAAAATAAGGAAAAAGCTTATTTGTTATTGAAATATGGTGCAGATATTAATGTAAAGAGTACGTGGGGGGAGACTGTTTTGTTAAGTGCTTGTGCTTATTCAAAAAGCTGTGACTACGTCAAATTCTTATTAGATAATGGTGCGGACATTAATAGTGTGGATTGTTGTGGATATACTCCTTTAATAAGTGCAATTATATCTTATTCTCCTGATGAAGGTATAATAAAGCTTTTGTTAGATCATGGTGCAGATGCTAATATTAAAGATATATATGGTAAGTATGCTCTTGATTATGCTTTAGAACTAGGAGACGAGGATATAATTAAGTTGGTGATGGAAAAATCCAGTAAAGCTGTTGTTGATAATGTATTGCCAGACGAGTAAAAAATTTAAAATATAGTTGATTTAGATTAAGAGGTCATTTTTTTTGCTATAGAATAAAAAATAATGTTCTAGACTATAATAAGTAATGGTAGAATATTAATAAGGAGAAAGATATTAAATGAAAAAAATATTAAATATACTGATATTAATGTTAATATTTAATATACAGGTAGGTTGTTATAGTTTAGAAAAAAATAAAAGCAGTTTAAATAAAAATTCAATCAATATAAAATTATCTAGTGATTACAAACCACAAAAAAAGAATTTGCAACTAATATCAACCAGTGAGACACCACTTTATGAAAAAAATACAGATAGAGTTAATAACATAAAGCTAGCAGCTAAGAGTGTAAACAACATAATAATAGTTCCAGGTCAGGAATTTTCATTTAACAAAATAGTGGGAGAGAGGACGAAGATTAAGGGTTATAGAGAGGCTCCTATTTTGATAAAAACTACGGGAGGAACTAAGAAAGGTGTGGGAGTTGGAGGAGGAGTTTGTCAAGTTTCATCAACTATATATAAAGCTGCTAAGAATGCTAAACTAGAAATATTAGAAAGACATGCACATTCTAAAAAAGTTTTTTATACACAAATTGGTGATGATGCAACGGTAGCGTATCCTAGCACAGACTTGAGATTTAAAAATAATAGAGAAAATGATATAGTAATAAAAGTGGAAGTATTAGAAAATAAAATAAGAGTAGATATATTAGAAAACGTATAATTTTTGTTTCAAATCTTACTACATGTATATCTCAAACAAGAGAATTTCTAATTTTAAGTGTGCTTAAATTTTAAAGATTTAGTGCACTTATTTTTTTTGAAAAAATGAGACAAGTTTTTTCAAGGAGATGTATATTGACTTCACTTGAGCTAATATGATACAATCACAAGAAGTGTAAGAAGAGGAGGTAGTTTGTGTGTCAGCAGTAATGATAATAATATTAGGTATAATTTTTATAGTTTGCGATATACGAAAAGAAAATAAAAAGATAAAAGAAAACACTAAAAGGTATATAAAAGAAACATTTGGAAAGCCTCGAGAAGACTTAAAAAAACAAGAACAAAGGATTCAACATTTTAAATCATTTTATAATAAAGGGAGTCTAAAGGAATATGAAGTAGTAGATGACATAACATGGGATGATCTTGGTATGGATAATATATTTATGTTAATTAATCACACAGATAGTTTTATAGGAGAACGATATTTGTATTCGAGGCTTCATGATCTTTCAAAAAATGAAAAAGATTTAAAAATGCTTGAGGATAAAATTTCGTATTTTGACAAAAATGAAGAAAAGAGAAATAGTATAAGAAAAAAACTTTATAGAATAGGGAAAAAGAACTTGGAGGATATTCTTTCACAAATAAATAATATAGATAAATATAAGATCAATGATATTTGGAAGTATAAGTTGTTGTCAGCTTTAATGATTGTGTTTGTTATATTTAGTGCGATATTTAGGACCCCAATAGTTATTTTGGGTTGCGGAGTTATTTATACAATTAATAGATTTAGTGTTATTATCAAAAAGAAGCAGATTCGAATTGAAAATTTG includes:
- the rpsG gene encoding 30S ribosomal protein S7 — encoded protein: MPRKGHVPKREVLPDSVYQSEVVTKLINNIMLDGKKGIAQTICYEAFDIVKEKTGRDPMEVFEEALNNIMPVLEVKARRVGGATYQVPIEVKADRRQTLGLRWLVLFARKRNERTMKEKLASEIIDAINNMGGAFKKKEDTHKMAEANKAFAQYKW
- the fusA gene encoding elongation factor G, whose product is MATDREFSLENTRNIGIMAHIDAGKTTTTERILFYTGRVHKIGEVHEGAATMDWMVQEQERGITITSAATTAQWKGRRINIIDTPGHVDFTVEVERSLRVLDGSVTVFCAKGGVEPQSETVWRQADKYHVPRLAYVNKMDIMGADFYNCVSMMKERLGANAVPIQLPIGSEDNFLGVIDLVQMKALYFKDDLGKVIEEGPIPDDMKDKVEEYRTLLVETVAEQDEDYMMKYLEGEDLTEEEIHNGIRKATIAVKMIPVTCGSSYKNKGVQQLLDAIVEYLPSPLDIPAIKGVLPDTEEEIERPADDEGPFSALAFKIMTDPYVGKLCFFRVYSGTLESGSYVLNSTKNKRERIGRILQMHANDRKEISKVYSGDIAAAVGLKDTTTGDTLCEESAPVILESMVFPEPVISVAIEPKSKAGQDKMGIALQKLAEEDPTFRTYTNKETGQTIISGMGELHLDIIVDRLLREFKVEANVGNPQVAYKETIRKPVRAEGKFVRQSGGRGQYGHCWLEIEPKEPGSGYEFENKIVGGAIPKEYIGSVDAGIQEAMNSGVLAGYPVVDVKVTLVDGSYHEVDSSEMAFKIAASMGFRDGCRKADPVLLEPIMKVEITVPEEYMGDVIGDINSRRGRIEGMDARAGAQVIRTFVPLAEMFGYATTLRSRTQGRGVFSMEISHFEEVPKSKQEEIISGKAAR
- the tuf gene encoding elongation factor Tu, which codes for MAKAKFERNKPHVNIGTIGHVDHGKTSLTAAITKVLGFLGRAEYKAYDQIDAAPEERERGITISTAHVEYETENRHYAHVDCPGHADYVKNMITGAAQMDGAILVVSAADGPMPQTREHILLAHQVGVPYIVVFLNKCDQVDDEELIELVEMEVRDLLTSYDFDGDNTPIIRGSALKALESTSTDINAPEYAPIVELMKKVDEYIPIPQRPTDQPFAMPVEDVFSITGRGTVATGRVERGRIKVGEEVEIVGLAEESRKTVVTGLEMFRKVLEFADAGENVGALLRGIQRNEIERGQVLAKPGSINPHTQFKAQVYVLTKDEGGRHKPFFNSYRPQFYFRTTDVTGIVDLPEGTEMCMPGDNVEMTVTLITPVAMEEGLRFAIREGGRTVGSGVISKIIK
- a CDS encoding ankyrin repeat domain-containing protein, which encodes MKKKVLKSFFCCVCLVLIFAKMGYCYSMNGDDSKQDSFNKTKVALEDEALLNRACEMGDLDEVKKMINKGLDINTRDKDGNAPIHYACKFGHLDVVKYLLDKGSDIESKGQGDYTPLYVASYNNKVEVAKYLLENGANVNACDMYHNSILSNTTSNAEIVELLLEYGADIESYDSIGFKPLHNACLLGSVDSVKLLLEHGANVEDKTLNNQESIHLIQNKEKAYLLLKYGADINVKSTWGETVLLSACAYSKSCDYVKFLLDNGADINSVDCCGYTPLISAIISYSPDEGIIKLLLDHGADANIKDIYGKYALDYALELGDEDIIKLVMEKSSKAVVDNVLPDE
- a CDS encoding VanW family protein yields the protein MKKILNILILMLIFNIQVGCYSLEKNKSSLNKNSINIKLSSDYKPQKKNLQLISTSETPLYEKNTDRVNNIKLAAKSVNNIIIVPGQEFSFNKIVGERTKIKGYREAPILIKTTGGTKKGVGVGGGVCQVSSTIYKAAKNAKLEILERHAHSKKVFYTQIGDDATVAYPSTDLRFKNNRENDIVIKVEVLENKIRVDILENV